A single genomic interval of Blastopirellula marina harbors:
- a CDS encoding DUF6334 family protein, protein MPDNLAPGNRKRKISFQQGNDSSPMLTAIKITFEPTIVILVAQDDDSIKVLTDGALVDLPHSKVRTLLHTPAWEKAALRPLLWAWKMVNQQGYFDGLQFDFANSAEEAVSRVQLLVVGSEFKVAAWPIDQASTA, encoded by the coding sequence ATGCCTGATAATTTAGCGCCAGGCAATCGAAAAAGGAAGATTAGTTTTCAACAAGGCAATGACAGTTCTCCGATGCTAACTGCGATCAAGATTACATTTGAGCCCACGATAGTGATACTGGTAGCCCAAGATGATGATTCGATCAAAGTGCTCACTGACGGTGCTCTAGTTGATCTGCCTCATTCGAAGGTGCGTACATTACTTCACACTCCAGCTTGGGAGAAAGCTGCCCTGCGCCCTCTGTTGTGGGCATGGAAGATGGTAAATCAGCAAGGATACTTTGATGGACTTCAATTTGATTTTGCTAATTCGGCGGAGGAGGCCGTTTCAAGAGTCCAACTACTTGTGGTGGGAAGTGAATTCAAGGTTGCAGCTTGGCCGATTGATCAGGCTTCCACGGCTTGA